The DNA region GAACTCGTGCACCTCCCCCCGGTCGGCCTCGATGACGATCTTCACCTCGTCCATGTTCAGGGCGTTGCGGACCCCGGCCCAGAGGTAGGTGAAGACACCGAAGAGGTTCTTCAGGCGACGCGGCGAATCCTGGATCACCTTGGCCGGATAGCCCATGGCCGCCATGAGGAAGAAGTGCCGGTCGTGCTCGGGCAGGAAGCCCACGTCGAAGGCCAGCACGCGGCTCTCCAGGATGTTGGTGATGGCCATGCCCGGGAACCACGGCAGGGCCAGTGCCAGCGAGACGACGTTGGCCGTCCCCACCGGCACCACGGCGATGGGCACCTTGCGCTCGGTGCGCGCCTGCCCGGAAACCACCTCGCCCACCGTCCCGTCGCCTCCGATGGCCACGATGAGATCGAAGCCGTCGTCGGCCGCTCCCCGCGACCAGCGCATGGCGTCGCCCTGGCCGCTGGTGACCCGCACCGAACAGGTGACCCCCTTCGCTTCGAACGATCCCCGCAGTTGCTGGCCCAGGCGCAGACCCCGGGCCTGCCCGGCCACGGGGTTGACGATCAGCACGGCGCGGCTGTAGGGGGATGCGCTCAAATGGTGGCTGCCCGGTTCGGGATACGGAAAAAGGCGGCGACGCCCGGAACCGCAACAGGATAGGGCGCTTGGGCGGGGGATTCAAGAACTGACGGTCAGCCCGTGAGGTCGCGGTCCCAGGTGCCCAGCCACGAGCGGACGCGCACCGTCTCGCCCGGCGCCGGCTGCACGTCGTCGAGGGACTCCTGCGCCAGGTCGATCCGCCAGCTGCCCAGCCACTCGCCGTCCTCGAAGGCCACGGCGACGACGATGCGCTCCGCCACGAAGCCTTCCAGGAAGGCCATGGCCTCGTCGTAGAAGCTGCCGGGATCGTCCGACCCGTCCGACCCGAAGCGGGTGTGGAAACTCTCGCCGAACCCGATCGAGATCTCCCACTCGCTGGTGGTGATGAACAGGCCGTGGCTCGAGCCGTCCCTGGGGCGCGGCACCTCGACGAGCAGGGCCTCCTTCTCGAATTCCTCGTACGGATCGAAGCGGGACAGGCGGTGCCACTCGGGCCAGCGCCGGAACAGGCGCATGGCGAACTGGCGGGAATGGTCGTTCAGGTTCTGCAGGTCGAGCATCAGCGCACTCCGGGAGCGGTGCCAGGGAAGCGGGAGCCGGGGGGGTGCCATCACGGTAAGCCCGGCCGGGGATCCGGTCAACCCGGCGAACGCCTGCCGGTGCCCGAAAAAAAGCGACCGCCGGGCGGTCGCGTCCGATGGCGGTCCGGGGCCGGATCAGACGCCGGCCACGTGGATGCGTTTGGCCAGGCGGGCCCTCTGCTCGGCGAGGACGTACTCCCGGATCGCGTCCAGGGCCCCGCGGTCGGCGTCCTGGGAGATCAGGAACTCGAGCCCGACCTCGAACCGCCGCGTGTTGCGGTCGACGAGGCGGGCCGTCGAGCGCCGCACCGCCGACAGAAGCACCAGGGGCGCATCGCGGTCGGGGAAGTGGATGTGGCAGCTCACGCAGCTGTTCAGCTCGACGGCCTCGAGCCCGGGTTGCTCGTCGGCGACCAGGCGGGCGCCGCTGAAACTGAGGTCGGCCATCTCGCCGACGAAGAGGGGCGGCGCGGCGTGATCGACATCGTTCCAGGGCGACGCCATCTCGTCGTTGCGACGCAGTTCGACCCGGATCGCATTCTCCAGCGGAATCCGGAAGGCGAGCCGCTGCTGCGAGATGAGCGCGTGCTGCGGCGCCTGGAAATACGCCACCGGAATGTCGGCGCCGGACTCCAGGGTGTGGTATCCGCGCCCGAGCAGCACCAGGGGGAAGCGCAACGAGCGGTCGCGGATGCCCACCGAAGCCCACAGCTCCTGGCCCACTTCGGGAGTCGGCGGCTGGGACGTGCCCAGTTCGACCACGAAGGTCAGGCACGGTTCGCCATCGAGGGTTCCCGGCCCGAGGAGCAGGCCGTGCCAGGGCGTGTCCCGGTCCCCGCCCGTCTCCAGCGCCACGTCGACTTCGACCTTGCGCACGAAGAGGAGGAAGTTCTCCATGGCCAGATGGGAATCGATGCGGTCGCGCGACTCCCACCCTGCGGGCAGGTAGCTCGACTCCATGGCCGTCAGGTAGTCGCCGCCCCGCGCAAGCTCGAGCTCCAGGCGCGACGGCGCCTCCGTGAGCAGGAACAACTGCCCGACCTCGGTCTCCAGCCGGAGCCCGAAGCTGCGGCGGCCGCGGGAGATCAGCGTCGTGGGGCCGCCATCCAGGCCGGTCACCTCGCCGCGGGGATTGCGGGCATCGAGCTTGCCGAGCAGCAACCGCAGATAGGTCGCGGCGAAACTCTCGTCGGTGCCGCCATCCGCGCCCGCCCCCACGGCCATCACGTGGTCCCGCAGGGCCGCGTCCATGCCCATGTGCACCCGCTGCAACGGCCCGTTGCGGATCTGCAGTTCCGCGTGGGACGGGAAGGTGAGGCTGCCCTGCTGGAGCAGGGACACGCCGTAGCCCAGCACCGACAGCCCGCAGCTCTCGTGCAGGGCTTCCTCGCCCGCCTGGATCATCGCGTTGAGGGACTCGAAGAGCATGGACATCCCCGCCTCGCACGGGTCGGAAATCGGTTCCGGAGCGCCCCCGGCGCCCGCCTGCACACGTTCTCCCCGTTACCATCGGCAGCAAACCGGCCGGGTTTACCCCCGGATCGCCGAACCGGGCCCTTTGCCCGCATTCCCCGTGACCGGGCGGCCGATCGGGCCTATCATGGGCCCGTTTCCCGACCCGGACCCCGCCCCGAAGGAGCGCCCCTTGTCCCCCAGCCCCCATTTCGACGGCCGACTCGGCGCGCGGCCCGTACCCGGCGGCGTCCGCTTCGCCCTCGACGCGGCCCCCGGGGGCGGCGCCCGCCTGCTCCTGTTTCCCGACGCCGACGCCGCGCTCCCCGACCGGGTGATCGAGCTCGATCCGCAGCGCGACCGCCACGGCCGCGTCTGGAGCGTCGTGGTGCCCGACGCCGGCCCGGGTCAGTGCTACAACTGGGTGCTGACCCCGCCCGGTGCCGTCGCGCGGCCCGTGCAGGCTCTCCTGGACCCCCGCGGACTGGGTGTCGCCGGCTGGAACCGCTACGACCGGCAGGCCCTGCGCAAGCTGCCGGACAACACCCCGGTCGCCCTGCGCAGCGTGGTCCTCGATCCCGACGCCTACGACTGGGGCGACGACGCCCCCCCGCGGACCGTCGGCCGTGAGTTCATCTACGAGGTGCACGCCGCGGCCTTCACCGCCGATCCCTCGAGCGGGCTGGCGCCCGACCTGCGCGGCACCTACGCCGGCCTGGCCGCGCGGGCCGACCACCTGGTCGAGTTGGGCGTCACGGCCGTCGAGCTGCTGCCGGTCGCCGCCTACGACCCGCTCGACGCCCCCGCGGGCCGCCGCAACTACTGGGGCTACAGCCCGCTGTCGTGGTTCGCGCCGCATCCCCTCTACGCCCGCGATCCGGACCCCGCCCGCGTGCTCGACGAGTTCCGCGACATGGTGCGCGCCCTGCACGCCGCGGGCCTGAAGGTCTACGTCGACGTCGTCTACAACCACACCGCCGAGGCGGGCGCCGACGGCCCCGAACTCAGTTGGCGGGGCTGCGACGAGGACGGCTACTACCTGCGCGACGCCGCGACCGGCCGCTACCGCGACTACACCGGCTGCGGCAACACGATCAGCGCGAACCACCCGGTCGGACGGCGGCTCATCCTCGACTCGCTGCGTTGGTGGGTGCGCCACCTGCACGTCGACGGTTTCCGCTTCGACCTCGGCGCGACCCACGTGCGCGACGTGGACGGCGCGCCGCTCGCCCGGCCGCCCCTCATCGGAGCCATGGAGGCCGATCCCGTCCTCGCCGACACGCGCCTGATCGCCGAGCCCTGGGACACCGGCGGCCTGCACCTGGTGGGCGACTTCCCCGGCGACCGCTTCGCCGTGTGGAACGGCCCGTTCCGCGACGCGGCGCGGCGCTTCCTGAAGGGCGACGCCGGCGTCATCGAGGAACTCATGGCCCGCATCGTCGGCAGCCCCGACCTGCTCGGCCGCCCCGGCGCCACCGCCGCGGACACCATCAACTTCGTGACCTGCCACGACGGCTTCACCCTGCACGACCTCGTGTCCTACGAGCGGAAGCACAACGAGGCCAACGGCGAAGCCAACCGCGACGGCTCCGACGCCAACCTCAGCTGGAACGGCGGCGTCGAGGGCCCGAGCGACGATCCGGAACTGATGGCCCTGCGCGAGCGTCGGGTGCGCAACTTCCTCGTGCTGCTCTTCCTTTCCCACGGCGTGCCCATGCTCTGCGGCGGCGACGAGTGGGGGCAGACCAGACGGGGCAACAACAACCCCTGGTGCCAGGACAACGACCTCAACTGGCACGACTGGAGCCTCGCCCGCACCAACGCCGGACTCGTCGCCTTCACCCGCCGCCTCGCCCGGCTCGCCAACCACCATCCGGTCCTGGCGCGCCGCCGGTTCTGGTCCGCCACCGGTCCCGGCCACACCGGCGACATCGCCTGGCACGGCCGCGAGCCGGGCCGGCCCGACTGGTCGCCCACCTCGCGTCATCTGGCCTGGGAGATCGTCGAGCCCACCGGTGGCGCCCACCTGCTGGTGGCCATGAACTCCGAGCCCGGACCCACGACCTTCCACCTGCCCGCGCCTCCGGCCGGGAAGCGCTGGCTGCGGCTGGTCGACACGGCCGACGCGGCGGCCGGCGGCTGGTGCGAACCGGCCTGCCCCGAACCGGCCGCGGCCGCGGTGGCGGTCGCCACGCACGGGGTCATGGTCTGGCTTGCGCAGAGCTAAATGGTTGGAAAATTGCGGTATTGATGGCACCAGGGCGCCAAAATTTGCAGCACCTGGATCATTTTTCCTGCAACTTGGCTAATATTTCTTTCCAAACGTCAGAGATTCTGATACTGTCTCCCGCGTTGCAGTTCCGGGGAGGCTAATCCCGAATCCTGCGTCAGAATCGACATCCGTGACCGACAACTCGCTGCCTCATCTCGCCGATTCGCCCAGCCTCCCCCACTGCACACCCGGCCCGGTGCCCGCATCGGACGGAGACTGCAACGAGAAAAGCCGCCCCCTTCGCCCGGGGCGGCTTTTTTTGGCGACTCGACTATTTGCGACTCGCTTTTTTGCGTCTCGGCCTTCTAGTAGCGCTTGCTCCAGCGCAGTTCCAGTCCCGAGTCCTCCTCACCCTGCCCGTAGGTCGAGACCAGCTTGAAGATCCGCGTCAGGGCGTACTCCATGGTCAGGAAGTAGGTGCCGCTCTTCTCGAGACTGTGGTTGTACTTGAGGATCAGGTTCGGCGCGATGAACTTGCCGACCATGAGGGTGCTGTCGCCCTCGGATCCCGAACCGACCTCGACCATGTCCACGCCGAAGGTCTCCGAGACCGAGTTCTGCAGTCCCGCGGTGCCGAAGACCATGGCCAGGGCCGCCATGTTCTGTCGCAGCTGCTGGCCGGCGTCGCCCTCCTGGCGCACGCCGCCGCGCTGGTCGGTGTCGAGCTCGTTCATGGGCCGACCGAAGAGCAGCACCGCCACGATGTCCTGCTCCTCGTACTCGGGCTCGGAGCTCAGCGTCACCTGGGGATCCGCCGCCGTCCCGGTCACCGCGATCCGCACGAGGGTGCCCGAGACGTCGGCCTCGAGCAACATGTCGAGCACCGGATCGGCGGGCACCGCGCCGTGGAAACCGATGTCCCCCCGCTCGACGCGGAAGACCCGGTTCATGAACTGCAGGGTGCCTTCGACGGCCCGCACGTCGCCGACGATCCGGGGCTGGGGACGGCCGTCCTCGTCGTGACCGCGGTCGACCTGCAGGTCACCCGCGAGCTCGACGTCCAGCCCGTAGCCGTGGACGCGGAAGTTGCCCGGAATGGTCACCTTCAGGTCGAGGTCAGGCAGCACGGCCGGTCCCTTGGCTTCCAGCACGGGTCCCTTCGCCTCGGGCCGCACGAAGACCGCGACCGTGTCCGCCGCCGCCGCTCCCGAGTCGGCCGCCGCCAGCGCCCACAGCGCCGGCTGCCCCTCGGTCGGATGCAGCGCCTTCGGGAGCTCCGGAATGCGGAAGAACGCCGACGGCACTTCGATCGTCCCGCTCACGCGCGGGTCGGCCAGCGGCCCCGCAAGCGCGATGTCCGTGCGGAGCTCCAGCCGCGATCGGTACGGCAGCCGGATCTCGAGCTTCGGCGTGGCGAGGCGACCGTCCACGGTCCCCGTCAACCGGGGGGCCTGTTCCGTCGCCAGCGAGTCCGCCCCGGCCCCATCGCCGCCGTTCGCGACGCCGACCACGGCCGTGGCGGCCACCGTGAACAGGCCGGACAGGGACACATCGTCGGGCAGCAGCCGGTTCAACCGGGACAGGCCGAGCTGCTGCTCGGGCACGTCGAGCCGGGTGGGGCGATCGGGGTCCATGAGCCAGCGCCCGGTCTGCGGGTCGAGCCGCCCGGGCACGACCAGCCGCGCCGCCAGTCCGGCGGTGTCGGCCGAGACGATCGCCATGTCGGCCACGACGCCGGCCGAGTCGCCCGCAGCCAGGGAGAACGTCAGGTCGGCCCCCAGGTTGGGCTCGTCCCGGTGGGGCACCAGGCGCACCTGGGCGTCGCCCGCGAGTTCGGGCGACCGGCGCGTTCCCGACACGGCGAGCGACGCGTCCACGGTCACGTCGCGGCCGCCGTCCGCCGACCAGAACTCCGCCGGGGCCAGGCGCTGCAGGAGCGCCTCGGGCAGATCCAGATCGACCAGGGCGGTCAGGGCCAGGGTGTCGCTCCGGGCGCGCGCCGTCAGTTCCACCAGACCCGGTTCGCCCGTGAGCGCCAGGGTGGACACGTCCAGGTCGCCCGGCTGCGGTCCGTGCACGACGCGCACGGGCTCCCGCAGCCGGATGCGGTGGTCGCCGTCGGCCACGACGAGGCTGTCCAGGCTGAGGGTCCGCACCGGCGCGAGACCCAGCGAATCGACATGGGCCGAGCCGGCGGTCTGGGCGCGCAGGGCCCCCGACCAGACGCCGACGGCGAAGTCGGCCCGCAGGGAATCGCCGGCGCTGCGGGCCACGTCCAGGCCGACGTCCAGGCTGTCGAGGCGGGTCTCGCCCCAGGCCAGCCCTTCGGGCAGATGCAGTTCGAGCCGGCCGCCATCCCGCGTGCCCCGGGCCGCCAGCCGCAGGGCGGGCAGACTCGCCTCGTCAGTGCGGAACCGCCCTTCGCCCTGCAACGACACCGTCGGATCGAACAGCGTGCCGGCGGCCGCGAGCCCCACCCGCAGGGAGACGGTCCCGGAATCGACCCGGGCCGCCGCGCGGGGCGCCAGGATCTCCGCCAGGCGGGTCCCCTCGAGACCGGCCACGAGATCGAAGTCCAGGGTGTCGGCGACGAAGCGGCCCGCCGCCGCGATGCTGGCCCCCTGCCAGGCCAGGGCGAGGGTGTCCAGCTGCACGACCGCCGAACGGCGGTCGCCGGCCATGACCTGCTCCACGTCGGCCCGGCTGGATGCCACGAGCCGACCCGCCTCGAGCCAATCGGTCGCCCCGAGATCGAGATCGACATCCACGGCGATCAGGGGTCGGGCCACGTCGGCATCGACGCGCAGCCGCCCGTGCAGGCGGCCGAACTCCTCGGCGGGGAACCCGGCGGGCAGGAGCACGGCCACGTCGGCCGGCCCGGGCAGCACGAAGTCGCTGACCAGGTGCCCGGCCAGTCCGGCCGCGGTCCGCTCGAGGCGGCCGGTGTTGTGCAGCTGCAGCGGGCGCCGGGTCCGCAAGCCTCCCGCACCGCTCTCCGGCGACGGCGCGCCCACCGCGCCGACGTGGTCGAATTGCACGTTCAGGCTGTCGAGCCGCGCGGCAACGAGGCCCTCGTCGCCACCCGCGTCCGACAGCGAGAGCCCCACGCCCAGGTGGCCGAGCACGATCTCCCAGGCTTCCCCGGTGACGCTGTCGAGCAGGGCGCTGCGGAAGGTGCCGCCCAGGTGCCGCACGCGGAGGCGCCCCTCGTGTCCCGCGCCCGCCTCGACCTCGGTCCGCAGCACGACGTTCCGCACCTGCTCGGTGGGCGTGAGCCGCGCCCGGCCGAGGGCGAATCGCCCGTCGCCGAGGGCCAGCGAGGGCACGCCCGGGATGGCCCCCGGCCGCGGGAAGGTGGGCGTCGCCGCGGCCGTATCGGGGGCCGCGCTCGCGCTCGTGTCGGCGAGCGATCCGAGGAGCTCCACCGAGGCCGGTGCATCGAGCCACCGGACGTCCACCCGCAGCGAATCGATCCGCACGTCCTCCTGTCTGAGGGCCTGCAGGTCGCACCAGAGCTCGAGCCGGGCGAGGTCGAGCAGGGTGTCGGCGGCCGCGCCCCCCGTCCAGACGACGTCCGTCAGGCGCAGATGCCCCAGCTCGGGCCAGGCGATCTCCCCCACCGCGACCTCGCCGGGCAGTCGGGGCGCCGCCATCTGCAGCGCCGCGCCGGCCAGTCGCGAGCGCACCCCGCCGCTCTGCAGGACGGCCCCGACGAGCACCGCCACGGCCACGATCGTCCACATGATCGCGACCAGGCCGTAATGCCCCGCCCGCCGGGCGATCCGCACCGGCCGCGAGCCCAGCACGCGCCCCGCGGCGCCGCCCCACTGCCGCATCCGGCTCACCATGGATACCCGATCCCGAAGTGCCACAGTTCGCGCGGTTCTCCGGCGACCTGGTCGGCGATGTTGCGGGCGAACCCGACGCGGAGCGGCCCGATGGGGCTGCGCAGCGACAGGGCGACCCCCGCCGCCACCGGGAACGTGCCGAGATCCACGTCGCCCACCTCGGCCCAGACGTTGCCCCCGTCGACGTAGACCGCCCCCTCGAAGAGCCAGGGCAGCGGGAAGCGCAGTTCGCCGCTCAGCAGGAGCACGACTTCGCCGCCGCGCGGGTTGCCCGCATCGTCGCGCGGCCCGAGGGCCCGGCGCCGGTAGCCCCGATGGGAGTTGTAGCCGCCGGCGTGGTAGCGGCGGTTGGCGATGACATCGCGGTCCGACTTCATCGAACGCGCGATGCCGGCCCGCACCCGCGGGGAGAAGACCAGTCCGCGTCCGACACCGAGATAGCGGGCGGCGTCGACCTGCGCCGCCGAGTAGGGCACCTCGGACACGAGCCACGGCTCCGACGTGGTGAGCGAGACCTTGAGCCAGCCGCCGCGCGACGGGGCGATGGGATCGTCGGTGCGGTCCCACTTGCGGTCGATCCAGAATTCCCACAGGCGGCCCTGGGCCTCGGGGGTGTCGGTGCTGTCGGCGACCTTCTCCTTGATCCGGTTCTCCGAAACGGCCGTGCCGAGGTTGAGAATGTCGCGCCCCCGCGGGCGGAAGCTCTGCACCAGGGCGAGCCGGTACTCGAACGACTCGTAGGCGTCCTCGTCCTCCACGATGCGGTCGAGGGAAAGCTGCGTGCGGGCGCGGGGCGAGAGCCAGCCGAGCCAGAACAGGCCGGCGCCGAAACGGCTTTCATGGGTGGCGAGCTCGCCTCGCAGCAGGTAGCCGACGCCGCCGCCGAAGCGGTTGCGGTCGACCCAGTCCGACTTGATCATCCAGGGGTTGTCCGACCACGTGCCGATCGCCGCGTCCCAGCTGCGCATGCGGCCGTTCTCCAGGTGGGCCGTCAGCAGCAGCTCGCCGGGCGCCGTCTCGGTCGTCTCCAGTTCCACCCGCCGGAAGAGCTGGGTCAGGCGCAGATCCATGGCCGCGTCGGCCAGCCGCCGCTCGGCGTACTCCGTGCCCGGCGCGATGTCGATCACGCGGTGGGCCAGGCCGACCAGATCGTCGCTGCACCCCTCCACCGCGACCCGCGCGATGCGGTAGCGATCACCCGCCGCGATGGTGTAGTCGACGCCCGCGCGCCCGCGGCCGAGCGGCCGCAGATCGTGCCGCACCGCCACCTTGGCGAAGCCCCGGTTGCGCAGGTAGGTGCGCAGGCCGAGCTGACCGGTGGCCAGGTCCTCGTCGGTGACGATGTCCCCCACGGCCAGGATCGCGGCACCAGTGGTGTCGGGCACGGCGACGCCGTCCGGCCAGCCCGCGTAGGTCAGGGCCCCGACGCGCACCGGGTCGCCCGGGTTGACGTGGATCACGAGCCCCAGCTGCCGCTTCTCGCGCGAAACGGCGACCGCCTCCGGCACCGGTCCCGCCGCGGGGTAGCCCCGGGCGGCCAGGAAGAGCCGGATGCGGGCCAGATCCTCGGCCAGGGTGCGGGCGGCGAACGGAGGGCGTTTGCGGCCCTGCAGCAGTTTCCACTGGCCGCTGAGGGCGAGGCCGCGTTCGAGATCGCCGCTCAGGGCCGGCGGCGCCCCCTCGAGGCGGAACGTCGTCAGTTCCCAGCCCCGGAACCCGCCCCAGTCGGTGGTGTCGGCCGCATGCGCGCCGGCGTCCCGCCCGATGGCGGGCAGGACGCAGCAGCAGCACAGGACCAGCAGTCGGATCCGCGCCGCGCGGAAGCGGGGAAAGCGAAGGTGCGGCATGGGAGGCAGGATAGTCAGACCGGGTGCCGAAGTCACGCGGGAACGCGGCCCGGGGTGGTGGCCGACCGCCGGCGGCGGTACGATGGGCCCCAGCCCCGGTCGCCCGCGAAAGGAAGAGCCATGAGCGACTCGCCGATCTATCTCGACTACAACGCCACCACGCCGCCGGATCCCCGCGTGGCCGACGCCATGGCGCCCTTCCTCAGGGAGCCCTTCGGCAACCCCAGCAGCGGTCACGCCTGGGGCCGGCGCGCCCGCGCGGCCGTCGAAGGCGCGCGCGCCAGGGTCGCGGCCCTGCTGCAGGCCGACCCGGCGGGAGTCGTCTTCACCGGTGGCGGCACCGAAGCGGACAACCACGCGCTGATCGGCGCGGCCCGGTTGCGCGCACCCCGGGGCGGCCACCTGGTCACCACGGCCGTCGAGCATCCCGCCATCACGGCCGCCTGCCGCCACCTGGCCGACTTCGGCGTCGAGACGACATACGTCGGCGTGGACGACCAGGGTCGCGTCGACCCGGCCGCGGTCGCCGCCGCATGCCGCCCCGACACCTTCCTGGTGTCGGTGATGCTGGCCAACAACGAGGTGGGCACCCTGCAGCCCGTGGCCGAGATCGCGGCCCTCGCCCGCGCCCGCGGGATCCTCTCCCACACCGACTGCGCCCAGGCCGTCGGCAAGGTCCCCGTCGGGCTCGACGATCTCGGCGTCGACATGATCTCTCTCGCGGGCCACAAGCTGTACGGGCCGAAAGGGGTCGGGGCGCTCGTGCTGCGTTCCGGGGTCGCGGTGGCGAACCTCATGTTCGGCGCCGGCCACGAGCAGGGCCGTCGCCCCGGCACCGAGAACGTGCTGGCGATCGTGGGGCTGGGGGTCGCCTGCGAGCTCGCCGCCGACGACGTGGCATCGGAAGGACACCGCCTGGCCAACCTGCGCGATCGCCTGGCGACCATCATCACCGCGGGGCAGCCCGACGCCGTGGTCCATGCCGCCCGCGCGCCCCGTCTGCCGAACACGCTCAGCGTCGGCTTTCCCGCCCGCATCGCCGGCGAGATCATGGCGCGGCTGCCCGACGTGGCGGTGTCGGCCGGGGCGGCGTGCCACGGGGACGCGATCCATGTCTCCCACGTGCTCCAGGCCATGGGCGTGCCGCGCGACGTGGCGGTGGGGACGCTGCGCCTCTCCCTCGGCCGCATGACGACGGCCGCGGAAATCGAGGCCGCCGGGGCGCGGATCGTCGCCGCCGCGGCGGCCACTCCCCGGGTCGGGACGGGGGATTCCGTCTAGGAGAGATCCTCGAGCGGAGCCAGCACCTGCAGCTGCTTCTGCATGGTCGGGCAGGGGTTCTCTTCGGAGAGCAGCTCGGCGAGCGTGGTCCCGGCGAACGCCTCCTGCACATGGGCCATGGCCTGATCGAGGCGGCGGTGCAGCGGACACAGGGCCGAGCTGTGGGCTTCGAGATCGAGGGGACACGATTCGATGCGCTGGATGGGGCTGACCGCGTTCATGATGTCGAGCATGCAGATCTCGGCCGGATCCCGGGCCAGCACGAAGCCGCCGTTCAGGCCGCGGGTCGAGTAGACGAGCCGGCCCCGCACCAGCGACTGCAGCACCTTCGAGAGGTAGCTCTGCGGCACCTTCATCATCGCGGCGATGGACTTGGTGGTCATCGGCGAGCCGTCGCCGGCGGCCAGGGCGAGGACCGCGCGCATGGCGTATTCGATGGTCAGAGAGAACACGTCCTCATCCTCGGCTGGAGGGGCGAAGCCGGAATTAGATATACGTATCCAAATTAGCGGGGTTTCCGGCGGCTGTCAACGGCCGAAACTGATGCCGGCGCGGACGATCAGGTAGTCCCAGTTGTAGCTGCGCTGGATGCCGTCGGGATCGAATTTGGACGTGTCGAAGCGGTTGTAGGTGTACTCCCCCACCAGTTCGACGTTGCGCATCTTGAGGCCGATGCCGGCGCTGTAGGCGGGCGCATTCACCGACGACTGGAAATACGAGATGTCGTCCTCGTCCCGCAGCCGGTTGTTGGCCAGGGCGACGCCGCCGGTCAGGAAGAGCCGCATGGGCGAGCCGCCGCCGCCGGCAAAGGCGTGGAAGTCGACGCCGTAGCGGTACATCGAGGTGCGCCGGTAGTAGGGGATACCACCGTTGACCCCGGTGTCGGTGCCGAACCGCGTGTACTGGAAAACGGGTGAGACGGCGAAGAATTCGCCCAGGTACTGGCGCCAGCGGGCCCCGAGCTGGTAGCCGGTGCCGGACCCGAACCCGACCAGGGAGTCGAAGTAGGGTTCGTCCTGGTCACCCATGGGTTCCGCCAGGCCCCCTTCCAGAACGATCTCATGAGTCGACGGCGCCGCGTGGTAGCTCGGACCCCGGGTCGCCAGAACGACGCGGGCGTCGGCCTCGACGGCCAGGAGGGTGCTCGCGAGCAGGGCCAGCGCGACTGCGGTTGCGGTTCCGTTCGTCAGGTATCTCATGATCTCGCTCCTTCGGGCGTCCGGGTCCGGTGCGAAGGGGACATGGCGGGGACCCTGGGTTGCCCGAGCGATAAGCAGGTTCGGTGCCGACCGCGCACGGTCGGGCCCCGACAGAAGCAAATCATTTCCGGAAAGCGACTTGCGGAGTGCCAGGCGCCCCGGATCCCCCACCCGTGGGCGCGTGCGGTCGCTGCCGTGTGCACCAGCGAGGACAGTCCATCCCGCGAGGGGACAGTCGGCCTCAGACGTACTCGGCCACGCGTTCGAGCTGGTTCTCCACCGCCGCGAGCAGCACCTCGGCGTCGAAAGGCTTCGTGATGTACTTCATCACGCCCCCCTCGCGCGCCTTGTGGTAGTCGTCCTCGGCCGTGCGCGCCGTCAGGTAGATCACCGGAATGTCGCTGGTCTCGGTGATGTTCCGCAGGCGTTCGACCACCACGTGGCCGTTGCCCGCCGGCATGCCGATGTCGAGGATGATGAGGTCCGGGTGCTCCTCGATGGCCTTCTTGGTGGCCCCCAGGCCATCCATGGCCGTCGACACCTTGTAGCCCTCGGCCCGCAGCCGCAGACTCAGGCTGTGCACGATATCGGGTTCGTCGTCCACGACGAGAATGTGTCCCTTAGACATGGACGGCTCCTTTCCATTCGACGGGTTGCAACTCGATCAGTTCGGGATGGTCCAGGACGCTGCGGTCGCCCGGCCGCGTCACATCGATGATGGCCAGGCGGGGCGTGGCCTCGGGATAGGACTTGCCCAGGGCGGCCTCGAGTCGGG from bacterium includes:
- a CDS encoding diacylglycerol kinase family lipid kinase translates to MSASPYSRAVLIVNPVAGQARGLRLGQQLRGSFEAKGVTCSVRVTSGQGDAMRWSRGAADDGFDLIVAIGGDGTVGEVVSGQARTERKVPIAVVPVGTANVVSLALALPWFPGMAITNILESRVLAFDVGFLPEHDRHFFLMAAMGYPAKVIQDSPRRLKNLFGVFTYLWAGVRNALNMDEVKIVIEADRGEVHEFEGNTILLSNIGKIGDINLKVTPDTSAHDERFDLTVISSRSLWDLVAVLFRMLTWRYRPTPRLHHFQAREVTIATQPPVAVQIDGEEMGQTPLRAEIIAGGVKLIVGKRYRENPEQRGFLDDLNWKNLWQRSRK
- a CDS encoding PilZ domain-containing protein; protein product: MSMLFESLNAMIQAGEEALHESCGLSVLGYGVSLLQQGSLTFPSHAELQIRNGPLQRVHMGMDAALRDHVMAVGAGADGGTDESFAATYLRLLLGKLDARNPRGEVTGLDGGPTTLISRGRRSFGLRLETEVGQLFLLTEAPSRLELELARGGDYLTAMESSYLPAGWESRDRIDSHLAMENFLLFVRKVEVDVALETGGDRDTPWHGLLLGPGTLDGEPCLTFVVELGTSQPPTPEVGQELWASVGIRDRSLRFPLVLLGRGYHTLESGADIPVAYFQAPQHALISQQRLAFRIPLENAIRVELRRNDEMASPWNDVDHAAPPLFVGEMADLSFSGARLVADEQPGLEAVELNSCVSCHIHFPDRDAPLVLLSAVRRSTARLVDRNTRRFEVGLEFLISQDADRGALDAIREYVLAEQRARLAKRIHVAGV
- a CDS encoding glycogen debranching enzyme → MSPSPHFDGRLGARPVPGGVRFALDAAPGGGARLLLFPDADAALPDRVIELDPQRDRHGRVWSVVVPDAGPGQCYNWVLTPPGAVARPVQALLDPRGLGVAGWNRYDRQALRKLPDNTPVALRSVVLDPDAYDWGDDAPPRTVGREFIYEVHAAAFTADPSSGLAPDLRGTYAGLAARADHLVELGVTAVELLPVAAYDPLDAPAGRRNYWGYSPLSWFAPHPLYARDPDPARVLDEFRDMVRALHAAGLKVYVDVVYNHTAEAGADGPELSWRGCDEDGYYLRDAATGRYRDYTGCGNTISANHPVGRRLILDSLRWWVRHLHVDGFRFDLGATHVRDVDGAPLARPPLIGAMEADPVLADTRLIAEPWDTGGLHLVGDFPGDRFAVWNGPFRDAARRFLKGDAGVIEELMARIVGSPDLLGRPGATAADTINFVTCHDGFTLHDLVSYERKHNEANGEANRDGSDANLSWNGGVEGPSDDPELMALRERRVRNFLVLLFLSHGVPMLCGGDEWGQTRRGNNNPWCQDNDLNWHDWSLARTNAGLVAFTRRLARLANHHPVLARRRFWSATGPGHTGDIAWHGREPGRPDWSPTSRHLAWEIVEPTGGAHLLVAMNSEPGPTTFHLPAPPAGKRWLRLVDTADAAAGGWCEPACPEPAAAAVAVATHGVMVWLAQS